The Deltaproteobacteria bacterium genomic interval CCACCACGGGGACGTCCTTCTCCCTCGCGCGGACGCTCAAGGCCACGGCCAGGATGTGGTTGTCCTTCTTTTCCCCGTAGAGCTCGGCAGGAAGGAGCGAGCTCCCTTCTCCGCCGAAGGCCACCCGGAGCGTTCCCCCGTTGTCGATCGGGACGCCCTCCGACAGGCTCCCCGTAACCCGCAACTTGTCGATGAACTTCGAGACAGTCCGGGCATTTCGCCCGAGCATGTTCAGGTCTTTTTTGAAATGATCCAGCTCTTCGATCACCGTGATCGGGACGATGACCCGGTTGTCCTGGAACTTGAAGAGCGCGTTGGGGTCGTGCAGGAGGACGTTCGTGTCCAGCACGAAGTTCTTGATCATCACCGCTCCGGCCGCATCCTTCTCGATATCATTTCAACTCGGCCAGTTTCTGGCGCGCCAGCGCAGCGGCGGGAGAACGGGGATGTTTCGACACGAGAAGCTCCAAAACGATGCGGGCGTTCTTCTTGTCCTTCAGCCCGAGGAATGAGAGCCCCTGCTTGTACATGGAGTCCGGTGCCTTGTCCCCGGCAGGGTGCTTGTCTATCACGTCCTGGAAGGAAAGGATGGCGCTCTCGAAATCCTTTTCCGCGTAGAAAGATTCACCCTTCCAGTAGAGGACGTTCGGCATCAGCTTGTGGTCCGGATACTTCGCAGCGAAGGTTGTGAGGAGTTCGCGCCCCTTGCGGGACTCTCCCCTCTTGACGAGTCCCAGGGCGTAATCGTACATCTCCTCCGGGCTTTTCCAGTCCTGCGGGGTGGTAACCGGCGTCGCCACCGGCAGGGGTGACGCGGCCGCAAGCTTTTCCGTTTTTTCCTCGACCGCTGCAAGGCGCTTCTCTAACTCTTCGAGCTTCGCGAGCTTCCCGCGCAGTGCCTGGATCGTCTGGCCCTGCTCGTTCAACCGGTCGTTCACCGCCGCGTTCTCTTTCTGCATCTGAACTTTCGTCTCGTCTGCGCGCGTCGTGGCTGCGACCATGTCGGATTTGACCTGGTCGTAGGAAGCAGTGAGGTCCGCGACGTTCTTCCGAACCGCCTGGAGCTCCCCGGCGTCGATGCGGCCGGAAGCGGGAGAGGAGGTTGCGGAGGATTTTACCGCCGCAACCTCCTTCTTCACCGTTTCGACTTCCTCCTGGAGACGGACGAACGCCCCCGATTCCGTGAGGGAGCAGCCGCCCGCCGAAATCCCGAGGACTCCCAGGCACAGCAGCAGCGCGATGTCGCGTCGCTTCATGAATCCTCTATTTCAGGACGAAGTGATCCCGGCGGTTCTTCGCCCACGCTTCCTCGGTGTGCCCCGGATCCACCGGCTTCTCCTTGCCGAAGCTGATCGTGGAAAGGGAGGCCGCGGGAACGCCAAGGGACTCGAGATATTTTTTCGCGCTGGCGGCGCGGCGGTCGCCGAGAGCCATGTTGTACTCGGACGTTCCGCGCTCATCGCAATGCCCCTCGACAAGGATCTTCGCGCCCTTGTTCTTCTTAATGTACTCCGCAACTTTCGCCAAAGTCGGCTTTGCGTCGTCCCGTATGAACGACTTGTCGAAATCAAAACGGATGTCCGCGAACGGTGACGGTTTTTCCTCAGTGACTGCCGCACCGGCCTCGGAAGCGGCAAGCTTCTTTTCATCTGCCGGAGCCGTGGCCGCGGGCTTCATTTCTTCCGTGGCGATCCCTTTGCCCGGCGCTTCCTTACCCGCCCCGGCCGCCGCAGGCTGCGTTTCCGAGGGTTTCACCGCCTGCTTTTTCGTGCACCCAAATGAAAAGACCAACGCTACCGCGAGAACCAGCACGCACCACGCCAGACCCCTCCCCTTGCTCATGCCTTTTCTCCTCTCGCGCGATATGTGATATTGCTGCATCCTGGCCTTCGTAAGCCGCGGGTTATCTTCGTGGAGACCATGCAGGAGAGCCCGCCCCTGAAAGCCCTGAAACAAGCGTTTTCCCCCACCGGCCGTCTGCGGAGATGATTTTGACCGTAGAATATCCTTTTTTCTGAAAGCTGTAAACCACGTACCGGCCGTCAGGAGAGTAGGAGGGATCGGCGCAGTCTCCGTCCCCGGAAACGAGGAGCTGCTGGTCGCTGCCGTCCGGACGGACGGTGTATATCGAGAACTTTCCCCCGGCCATGGATGTGAAGGCGATCCGGTCGCCCATGGGGGACCAGCACGGCGAAGTGGAATAGCTCCCGGCATGAGAGATGCGGTGGTCGTTCGATGAACCGATGTCCCGGACATATACCTGGGGCGAGCCGCTCCTGCTGGAAACGAACGCCATTTTTTTCCCGTCGGGGGATACCGATGGGGAGATCTCGATTCCGTATCCTTCCACGATCTTCTCGTGAGAGATATTGCCGAGGCGGACGCGGTAGATGTCGGTATCTCCCTTCACGCTGACCGACACGAAGAGGGAGTTTCCGTCGGGGGAAAAACAGCCGGGCGACTTCGTGTTGCCGAACTGTACAACAGCCTTTTCGGATCCCTGCTCCAGGTCCCGCAGGTAGATGACAGGGGTTCCCGTCTTTAAGGAAGTGTATGCAAGCGTGCCGCCGTCAGGCGACCAGCGTGGAAACAGGTTGTAGCTGCGGTTCTGCGTGATCTTGCGCAGGTCCGCCCCGTCGAGCCCTACGGCGTATATTTCCTTCCCCCGTCCTTTCTCCGGCGTCGCGCTGAAAGCGATTTCCGTGTCGAAAATCCCCCGCACGCCGGTGAAGGCGTAAAGGATCTCGTTCGCGAACCTGTGCGCCATCTTGCGGAACAGGTGGGGTGAGCCGGTGTAGCGCCTCCCCGCCATCAATTTCCCCAGAGTCGAATCGTAAAGACGCATCTCGACGGCCATCTGTTTTCCGCGCATCTCCACCTTCCCTATGACCACGGCTTCCGCGCCGATCAGCTTCCAGTCGGGCAGGGAAAGCGGCTTGCTCCCGAAATGGTCCGGCACGATCTTCTCCAGGTAGGCGTCGGAGGAGATCACCTGGAAGAGGGCGGTCATCGCCAGGTCCCCTCCTATCACCTTCGGGATTTCCTCAGAAAGGGACTTGTCGCCGCTCTCGACGACGAATGGCGGAAGCGCCACAGGCATCCGCTTTCCGCCGGGGGCGTTGATGTCGATGTAGAATATGGCGGCGGCCGTCGCAGGAGAAAGAAGGACAGCCAGCGCGAACAGGAGCAAGGAACATCTTCGAAATCGCGTCACTGCTCCCCGCCCCCGTAGAACCGGAATCCCACTTCGTAATGGTCCTCCCCTCCGCGGAGCTGTTCCGGCGGAACGGGAAGCGGGCTTGCCTTTCTGATGGCCCGTTCGACGGAATCGTCGAAGTAGGAGTTGCCCGATACCTTTTCCATGCGCACGTTGGACACCGCCCCATCCTTTTCGATCGTGATCCGAACTTGCACCATCAACGTCTTCGCGACTTTCTCCGCCAGCTCAGGGACGGTCCAGTTCGCACGGACCTTTTCATCCAGCGCCCGTGCGTAAGCCAGGATCTCGGGCGCCACCTGCGTCGTGCCCGACGCTCCGGGCAACCCGGCCGGCGGTCGTTGCCCGGTTCCCTTCCCTGCGGACCGTACGGCCGACAGGTCGACCCGGTGCCCCACCCGCTCGCCTATTCTCTTGACGGCGGCCCGGACATCCGTTTCCCGCCGTATCGTATCCACCGCATCGCGCACCTGGGTCTTCGATGCCTTCTCTTCCCTCATCCTGCGGATTATCTCGGAAAACGCCCGGGAGTCGGAAGGAGACACTTCCCGGGGCCTTGCCGCTTCCAGGCGTGCTGCGCGTTTCTCCCTCATCTCCCGTTTCAGCCGCTCACGCTTCTCCCGCTTCGTCTCGCGTGCCGCCTTGCCTTTATTCCCCGCGTTATTCTGCGAGCGCGAGACGGCCGGGGTCGAAGGAGGCTCCGACCTTTCGGACCCCGCAAGCTGGCCGCCGCCGATAAGATCGACGACCGTGACGGGTGCGACGAGAAGAGGGGGAGCGCTGAAGCTCAGCCACAGTACGCCGAGCAGAAACGTCAACGCGTGGAAGACCCCCGAGAGGGCCAGCATCCTCCGGAAGAGATGGACCCCAGGCTCCATGGCCAGAGGGCGCAAATGCGCTCCCCTACCGCTCCAGCGGCTCGGTGACCATCCCCAGCTTTTCGATCCCTGCGTTGCGTACCTCCGAGATGACCTTCACGACGAATCCGTAGGGGACGGCCCGATCCGCGCGGAAATAGACCTGACGGTCTGCGCGAGCCGCCACGATGGCCTTCAGCGCCGGGCTGAGGCGGTTGAATTCCACCGGCTGTTTGCCTATGTAGATCCTGCTGTACATGTCCACCGTTACCACCAGCCGTTCCTCCTCGGCGCGCAGCGCCTTGGCGTCGGCCTGGGGAAGATTGACGTCCACGCCCTGGGTCAGCATGGGGGCGGTCACCATGAAAATTATGAGGAGAACCAGCATCACGTCCACGAGGGGCGTGACGTTGATCTCCGACATCATCCGGCGGTCTCCGCCGTTTCCCGAAGAAATGGCCATCGCTACACCTTGTCGACGTTGCGCTCGAGGAAGTTTACGAACTCGATGGTGAAGCTGTCGATCCGGGTCGCCACCGCGCGTACCCTGTTCACGAAATAATTATACGCCATGACCGACGGTATCGCCGCGGCAAGGCCTGCAGCCGTTGCGATGAGCGCCTCGGCGATGCCGGGGGCGACCGTGGCGAGCGTCGCGCTCCCCGTGGTCGCGATTCCTGAAAATGCGTTCATGATGCCCCACACGGTCCCGAACAATCCGATGAACGGCGTCGCGCTGCCCGTGGTCGCGAGAAACGGCAAGTACGATTCCATCAGGGCGGTTTCTTCATTGGCGGCTTTCCTCATCGCCCGCTCTATGTTGTCCATCGGGAAGGACGCCCCGCCGCGCCCGCCGATCGGGGCTTCCGGGCCGCGGCCCCGCTGGATCCGCGTCAGTTCCTGGTATCCGGTGCGGAACACCTCGGTCAGCGGCGTCCGCTCCGACTTCTCCGCCAGTTCGTACAGTACAGATAGGCTCTTCCCCTCCGCGAACGACTTGACGAAATCCGCCTGGTTCTTGTCGATCCCCTTGAAAAGCCGGAATTTCAGGAAGATGATCGCCCAGGAAACGACGGAAAAAACGATGAGCATCAAAAGGACGAGCTTTACGATCGGACCGGCGAGCAGGACATGCTGGAACACTCTCGTGTCCATGATACCGGCGGCTGCTGGAAACATCATGAACGTGACCCCCGACAGTAGCATCGTTGAACATACCTCCGCGTGATAATAACATCCCTATATATCGGAAACTCCCCCGGGGTTCAACCCCGGGTTCCATACCCTATACAATTCCTTGACATTTAATGCACAGGAAAATAGGATACCTTACTGTAAGTGCTTCAGGGGGTTGGGCCTGTGGAAAAATCGCTCAAATGGGGTGGTGTCCTGTGAAAAAATCGCGGAATACCCGTCAGCGCGCTGTTATCCTCGACATTCTGCAGAAAACCGCACCGAGTCACCCCACGGCCGATATGATTTATCGGGAGGCGCGCAAGGCGCTCCCCAATATCAGCCTGGGGACCGTCTACCGGAACCTGAACTTCCTCCGGGAACAAGGTCAGGTCCGCGAGATCCGCTCGAACAACGAGTCTTCTTCTCGATTCGAGTGCGACTGTCCGCCTCACGCCCATTTTCACTGCACCCGCTGCCACACGGTGCGGGACGTCCCGCTTCCGGACTTCCTCCTTAGCGTCCGGTGGGACAGCGGAACCGAGATCTCTTCGGTCAATTCCATGGAGCTTCATATCCTGGGCGCCTGCAGCGAGTGCGGGACGCATTAAAAACAGGGACGGAGACAAAAACAGGACAAAAACAGGGACGTTCTTAAAAACTCGACAGTTGGAAAAAGAAAAATCGGTATCGAGTTTTTAAGAACGTCCCTGTTTTTGTTTCTCATTCCCGTTTAATAAAAAGGGGCGCCGCGAGGCGCCCCTTTCATTGCGGTTCGTTCATTCTTACTTTGCGATCAGGACAGCTTCCGGCCTCCTTCAGCCGCCCATTTCTCCAGCATGTCCGTGGTGACGGACTTGGGCCGCTCGATCGCGTACCCAAGCGCCCGGTCCCACGTGATGTTGGTGAGAACGCCGAGGGCCCGGCCTACGCCGAAGAGCACGGTGTAGAAGTCGTACTCGGTGAGGCCGTAGTACCACTGGATGACGCCCGACTGCGCGTCGACGTTCGGCCACGGGTTCTTCGCCTTCCCGTGCTCGCGGAGAACGTCCGGCGCGATCTTGTAGATCTGGTTCACGAGCTTGAACAGCGGGTAGTCCGGCAGGTTCTTCAGGCAGAACTCCATCTGGGACACGTACCGCGGGTCGGTCTTGCGGAGCACCGCGTGGCCGTACCCGGGAATGACTTGTCCGCTGTTGAGGGTATCCCACAGGAACTTCTTGAGTTCCTCGTCGGTCGGAAGCTTCCCGCCCAGCTTCTGGAACACGCCCTGGCACCACCCGAGCACTTCCTGGTTCGCCAGGCCGTGGAGCGGACCCGCCAGGCCGTTGATGCCGGCCGAGAGGGAGTAGTAGGCATCGGACAGCGCCGAGGCCACAAGATGCGTGGTGTGGGCGGAAACGTTGCCCGACTCGTGGTCGGAGTGGAGGATAAAGTACATCCGGGCGACATCGTCATACGGCTTGGGGAATCCCATCATGTGGGCGAAGTTGCCGCCCAGGTCGAGCTTCGGATCCGGCGCGATCGGGGTGTCGCTCTTGTACTTCATGCGGTAGATGTAGGCCGCTATTTCCGGGAGCTTCGCCATCAGGTTGGTGCAGTCCTCGTACATCGGGTCCCAGTACTCGGTCTTCTTCATCCCCTGGTTGTACCTCTTGACGAAGAGGGATTCCCGCTGCATCGCCAGGATGCCGGCGGAGAACATCGTCATCGGGTGCGTGTCGCGCGGCATCGCGCGGAGGATGTCGAACACGTACTGGGGAACCTTCGCCCGGGCCTTGAAGTCCTCCACGACCGCCAGCGTCTGCTCCAACGTCGGAACGTCGCCGGTCATGAGGAAGTACCAGAAGCCTTCCACGTACGGATATTCGGAGCCGGGGACCTTGGGAAGGGCGGCGAACGTCTCGGGGATCGTCTTCCCGCGGAACCGGATACCCTCGTGCGGATCGAGGTAGGAGACGTCGGTCACGAGCGTACGGACGTCGCGCGCTCCACCGATGCACTGCTCGATGGTGACCTGGTCGATGAGGATTTTTCCCTGTTCCTTGACGAGCTTGGTGATGCGGGGACGGTGGGCCTGGATCTTCTCGAACAACTTTTCCTTCAGGGAAGCTTTTTCCATAACCTTCGACATACTGTCGAACCCCCTTTCATGGGATGGCCTGATGTATGGACCTGACGCATACTCCGATGGTTTTCCGACACCCTCCTTTCCGTTTTCGGCGATATTCTTAAATTATAACAACCGAACCCGGGCAACTTGCTGCGAAATGGACAGAATGTGTTTGATTCGGACTCAGTAGATTGTATACCGTATACAATCCGTTTTATAGCAATAAACGTTTCGTCAAGTCAAGCCAAAAGCGGGAGCCCGCGGTTTACGCCACTGAGAGGAGCCCGGCCGGGTGCAACGGATAAGGCAAAACCGTATCCATCGCCGCAGCGGAAGCATGGCGAGAAACGCGGGGCGGTTTGACCCGGAGAGATTTCCCCTGTAAGATAGGCAACTTACATATGAGCCGGAAAGACCGCCTTCAATGGGCCGAACCGGGGGGTCAGGGTGGATCCGCACAAGGAAAAGATAATCGTTTTCGACGGGGCTTGCGGCACGAACCTGCAGCGCATGCGCCTGCCGGCGTCCGCCTGGGGGCGACACGAAGGGTGCAATGAATACCTGAACCTTTCCGCGCCCGAGGCTATATCCGAGCTGCACGGCTCCTTCCTCGAAGCGGGCGCCACCGCAGTGGAAACGAACACGTTCGGAGCCAACGATATCGTCTTGGCCGAGTACGGCCTTTCAGAGCGCGTCGAGGAGATAAACGCGGCGGCGGTGGAATGCGCGAGGGCTGCCGTCCGGAAACACGGCGCGGGCGCCTGGATCGCGGGGGCGGTCGGCCCGACGACGAAGCTGCCGTCCCTCGGCCACATCACATTCGACGAGATGGCGAAAGCCTACGCCCGGCAGATCAGGGCGCTGACCGAGGCAGGGGTGGACCTGATCCTGATAGAGACGTGCCAGGATCTTATGCAGATCAAGATCGCGCTGGTCGCCTGTTTCGATACGCTGGAGCGGCTGGGGAAAAATCTCCCCGTGATGGTATCCATGACGGTGGAAAGCACAGGCACGATGCTCGTCGGAACCGACGTGGCGGCAGCGGCGGCAGCGATCGAGCCTTTCCCCGTCTTCTCGCTGGGCTTGAACTGCGCAACAGGGCCGGAGGGGATGAAGTCGCACGTCCGCTACCTGGCCCGTCACTGGCCCGGCAGGATCTCGTGCCTTCCCAACGCGGGGATGCCCGAGGTTGTCGGCGGGAAGACCGTATACCCTCTCGCGCCGGAAGATTTCGCCGCCCGCATGAAGGAGTTCGTCGTCGAGGAAGGGGTGAGCATCGTCGGCGGCTGCTGCGGCACCACGCCGGATCACATCCGCCGCCTGGCGGAAAGTCTCTCGGGAGCCCATCCCGCGGAACGAAATCCGCAATGGCCCCCATCCCTTTCAAGCCTGTACCAGTCCGTCGAAATCCGGCAGGAGATCGCGCCGCTCCTGATCGGCGAACGGGCGAACGCCAACGGCTCGCGCCGTTTCCGCGAGCTGCTTCTCGCGGACGACTACCAGGGGTGCCTGAAAGCCGGTCTGGAACAGCAGGAGGACGGCGCACACGCCGTCGACCTCTGCGCCGCATACGCGGGCCGTGACGAGAAGGCGGACCTCGTCGCACTGACACGCCTCTTCGCGAAGTCGATCAAGATTCCGCTTGTGATCGACTCGACCTCTCCCGATTGCATCGAGGCTGTCCTTCGGACGCATCCAGGCCGCTGTCTCATCAATTCCGTCAATCTCGAGGACGGCGGGAAAAACATGGAGCGCATCTGCCTTCTCGCGAAAAAATACGGGGCGGCGGTCATCGCGTTGACCATCGGCGAGAAGGGGATGGCGATGACCGTCGAGGAGAAGGTCGCCGTCGCCCGCGAAATCCACGACCTGGCGGTCGGGCGTTATGGGCTCCGGCCGTCCGACCTCCTTTTCGACGTCCTGACGTTTACCGTCGGCTCGGGGGATCCGTCGCTGGCCGGGGCCGCGGAAGCGACGCTGGCTGCCGTCAGGCAGGTCAAGGCGGAACTGCCGGGGGTGTTCACGAGCCTGGGGGTGAGCAACGTTTCCTTCGGCCTTTCCCCCCGCTCCCGCCGGTTCCTCAACTCCGTGTTCCTCCACGAGGCGGTGGAGGCGGGGCTGGACGCCGCCATCGTCGACGCGGCGAAGATCCTTCCTTTCGCCCGTATACCGGAAGAGGACCGCCGGGTCTGCCTGGACCTCATCTACAACCGGCGAAGCGATCCGGAGACGTCTCCACTTTCTTCCTTCATCGCGCACTTTTCCGACAGGGAAGCGGAAGCGCCGAAACCGGGCGGGCGGGAGGCGGCCGCCCTGCCCCCGGAGGAGTTTCTCGCGGAAAAAGTGGTCACAGGCGACAAAACCGGGCTGGAGGACCTGCTGGAGATCCTCCTGACCCGGCGTCCCGCGCAGGCGATCATCGGCCAGCTCCTGGTGCCGGCCATGCGGCGGGTGGGCGACCTGTTCGGACGAGGGGAGATGCTCCTGCCGTTCGTCCTCCAGTCCGCCGAGGTCGTGCGGGAATGCGTGAAACGGCTGGAGCCGCGGCTGGCCGGCGGGGAGAAAGATGCCGGGAAAAGGATGCTGCTGGCGACCGTCGCGGGGGACGTCCACGATATCGGAAAGAACCTCGTGGACATCCTCCTCACCAACAACGGGTATAAGGTCTACAACCTCGGGATCAAGGTCCCCGCGGAGACGGTCATCGAAAAGGCCCGCGAATACGCTGTTGACGCCATCGGGCTCAGCGGCCTGCTCGTCAAGTCGGCGATCGTCATGCAGGAAAGCATGCCGCAGTACGCGGCTGCGGGTCTTTCCGTCCCGATCCTGCTGGGGGGAGCCGCATTGACGGAAAAATTCGTGGCGGAATGCTGCGTTCCAGGCTACACCGGTCCGGTCGTGTACTGCGCCGACGCCTTCGCGGGGCTGTCGGCGATGCGCGCGCTGGAAAAGGGCCCCCTCTCCTCCACGGTGTTCCGCGCGGGGACAGGCGCGCAGGCGGCGACGCCCGGCCCGAAGGGGGAGCGCATCTTCCGCGACAATCCGGCGCCGACTCCTCCCTTCCTGGGCGCCCGACGTGTCGCTGAAATCGACGTGGCAGCCCTGTTCCCGTACATGAACGAGCAGGCGCTTTTCCGCGGGCGGTGGGGGTACCGGCGGGGAAAACTTTCCGCGGAGGAGTACGACCGGCTCGTCACGGAGAAGGTAAGGCCGCTTTACGAAGCCTTGAAGCGCCGCTGCGTCGAGGAAGGGTTGCTATGCCCGAAGGCGGCCTACGGCTACTTCCGCTGCTTCTCGGAAGGGGATACGCTCGTCGTCGAGGACGCGGGGAAGAGGCACTTGTTCCCGTTCCCCCGGCAGGCCGCCCCTCCGCACCTTTGCATCGCAGATTACTTCAAGCCGAATAAGGAAGGAGGGGACGTCGTCGCATTTTTCGTCGTGACAGTCGGGGAGAGAATCGGCGAGGCCGCCCACGAACTCTTCTCCGCGGACCGCTACCATGATTACCTCATGCTGCACGCCTTCGGCGTGGAAGCGGCCGACGCCCTCGCGGAATACTGGCACGAGAGGATCAGGGCGGAGCTCGGCATCGGCGGGCGTAAGCCCTCGGGGCCGGCCGGCTACATCGTGCAGGAGTACCAGGGCTCACGCTATGGATTCGGCTACCCGTCCTGCCCGGACCTGTCTGCCCACAAGGGAGTGTTCGATCTGCTCGATCCGGGAGCGATCGGCGTCACGCTGACGGAAACGATGGAGATGGTGCCGGAGCATACGACGTCGGCGATCATCGCCCATCATCCCCAGGCCAAGTACTTCGCCGTTTAGGGGTTTCAAAAAGGAGGCAGCCATCAAACGGTATATCTGCGCGAACTGCGGCTACATCTACGAACCGGAGAAGGGGGATCCCTTGAGCGCAATTCCTCCGGGGACGGCGTTCGAGGACCTCCCGGAAGCCTGGGTGTGCCCCATCTGCTACGCCCCGAAATCCCAGTTCGACGAGCTGGACTAAAAAAAGATGCGGAACATCCTCGAACGCATGAAGGAGTCCCCGCTGCTCTTCGACGGCGCGATGGGCACGATGATCTACGATCGGGGGG includes:
- a CDS encoding PhoH family protein: MIKNFVLDTNVLLHDPNALFKFQDNRVIVPITVIEELDHFKKDLNMLGRNARTVSKFIDKLRVTGSLSEGVPIDNGGTLRVAFGGEGSSLLPAELYGEKKDNHILAVALSVRAREKDVPVVVISKDTNLRIKADSLGLRAEDYESGRVEIEELYRGFREVEVGKSWIDAFYAGAESAPPEG
- a CDS encoding cell envelope integrity protein TolA — protein: MRPLAMEPGVHLFRRMLALSGVFHALTFLLGVLWLSFSAPPLLVAPVTVVDLIGGGQLAGSERSEPPSTPAVSRSQNNAGNKGKAARETKREKRERLKREMREKRAARLEAARPREVSPSDSRAFSEIIRRMREEKASKTQVRDAVDTIRRETDVRAAVKRIGERVGHRVDLSAVRSAGKGTGQRPPAGLPGASGTTQVAPEILAYARALDEKVRANWTVPELAEKVAKTLMVQVRITIEKDGAVSNVRMEKVSGNSYFDDSVERAIRKASPLPVPPEQLRGGEDHYEVGFRFYGGGEQ
- the pal gene encoding peptidoglycan-associated lipoprotein Pal; this encodes MSKGRGLAWCVLVLAVALVFSFGCTKKQAVKPSETQPAAAGAGKEAPGKGIATEEMKPAATAPADEKKLAASEAGAAVTEEKPSPFADIRFDFDKSFIRDDAKPTLAKVAEYIKKNKGAKILVEGHCDERGTSEYNMALGDRRAASAKKYLESLGVPAASLSTISFGKEKPVDPGHTEEAWAKNRRDHFVLK
- a CDS encoding transcriptional repressor — protein: MGWCPVKKSRNTRQRAVILDILQKTAPSHPTADMIYREARKALPNISLGTVYRNLNFLREQGQVREIRSNNESSSRFECDCPPHAHFHCTRCHTVRDVPLPDFLLSVRWDSGTEISSVNSMELHILGACSECGTH
- a CDS encoding rubredoxin, which encodes MKRYICANCGYIYEPEKGDPLSAIPPGTAFEDLPEAWVCPICYAPKSQFDELD
- the metH gene encoding methionine synthase, coding for MDPHKEKIIVFDGACGTNLQRMRLPASAWGRHEGCNEYLNLSAPEAISELHGSFLEAGATAVETNTFGANDIVLAEYGLSERVEEINAAAVECARAAVRKHGAGAWIAGAVGPTTKLPSLGHITFDEMAKAYARQIRALTEAGVDLILIETCQDLMQIKIALVACFDTLERLGKNLPVMVSMTVESTGTMLVGTDVAAAAAAIEPFPVFSLGLNCATGPEGMKSHVRYLARHWPGRISCLPNAGMPEVVGGKTVYPLAPEDFAARMKEFVVEEGVSIVGGCCGTTPDHIRRLAESLSGAHPAERNPQWPPSLSSLYQSVEIRQEIAPLLIGERANANGSRRFRELLLADDYQGCLKAGLEQQEDGAHAVDLCAAYAGRDEKADLVALTRLFAKSIKIPLVIDSTSPDCIEAVLRTHPGRCLINSVNLEDGGKNMERICLLAKKYGAAVIALTIGEKGMAMTVEEKVAVAREIHDLAVGRYGLRPSDLLFDVLTFTVGSGDPSLAGAAEATLAAVRQVKAELPGVFTSLGVSNVSFGLSPRSRRFLNSVFLHEAVEAGLDAAIVDAAKILPFARIPEEDRRVCLDLIYNRRSDPETSPLSSFIAHFSDREAEAPKPGGREAAALPPEEFLAEKVVTGDKTGLEDLLEILLTRRPAQAIIGQLLVPAMRRVGDLFGRGEMLLPFVLQSAEVVRECVKRLEPRLAGGEKDAGKRMLLATVAGDVHDIGKNLVDILLTNNGYKVYNLGIKVPAETVIEKAREYAVDAIGLSGLLVKSAIVMQESMPQYAAAGLSVPILLGGAALTEKFVAECCVPGYTGPVVYCADAFAGLSAMRALEKGPLSSTVFRAGTGAQAATPGPKGERIFRDNPAPTPPFLGARRVAEIDVAALFPYMNEQALFRGRWGYRRGKLSAEEYDRLVTEKVRPLYEALKRRCVEEGLLCPKAAYGYFRCFSEGDTLVVEDAGKRHLFPFPRQAAPPHLCIADYFKPNKEGGDVVAFFVVTVGERIGEAAHELFSADRYHDYLMLHAFGVEAADALAEYWHERIRAELGIGGRKPSGPAGYIVQEYQGSRYGFGYPSCPDLSAHKGVFDLLDPGAIGVTLTETMEMVPEHTTSAIIAHHPQAKYFAV
- the tolQ gene encoding protein TolQ, whose protein sequence is MDTRVFQHVLLAGPIVKLVLLMLIVFSVVSWAIIFLKFRLFKGIDKNQADFVKSFAEGKSLSVLYELAEKSERTPLTEVFRTGYQELTRIQRGRGPEAPIGGRGGASFPMDNIERAMRKAANEETALMESYLPFLATTGSATPFIGLFGTVWGIMNAFSGIATTGSATLATVAPGIAEALIATAAGLAAAIPSVMAYNYFVNRVRAVATRIDSFTIEFVNFLERNVDKV
- the ybgF gene encoding tol-pal system protein YbgF, whose product is MKRRDIALLLCLGVLGISAGGCSLTESGAFVRLQEEVETVKKEVAAVKSSATSSPASGRIDAGELQAVRKNVADLTASYDQVKSDMVAATTRADETKVQMQKENAAVNDRLNEQGQTIQALRGKLAKLEELEKRLAAVEEKTEKLAAASPLPVATPVTTPQDWKSPEEMYDYALGLVKRGESRKGRELLTTFAAKYPDHKLMPNVLYWKGESFYAEKDFESAILSFQDVIDKHPAGDKAPDSMYKQGLSFLGLKDKKNARIVLELLVSKHPRSPAAALARQKLAELK
- the tolR gene encoding protein TolR — encoded protein: MAISSGNGGDRRMMSEINVTPLVDVMLVLLIIFMVTAPMLTQGVDVNLPQADAKALRAEEERLVVTVDMYSRIYIGKQPVEFNRLSPALKAIVAARADRQVYFRADRAVPYGFVVKVISEVRNAGIEKLGMVTEPLER
- the tolB gene encoding Tol-Pal system beta propeller repeat protein TolB — protein: MLLFALAVLLSPATAAAIFYIDINAPGGKRMPVALPPFVVESGDKSLSEEIPKVIGGDLAMTALFQVISSDAYLEKIVPDHFGSKPLSLPDWKLIGAEAVVIGKVEMRGKQMAVEMRLYDSTLGKLMAGRRYTGSPHLFRKMAHRFANEILYAFTGVRGIFDTEIAFSATPEKGRGKEIYAVGLDGADLRKITQNRSYNLFPRWSPDGGTLAYTSLKTGTPVIYLRDLEQGSEKAVVQFGNTKSPGCFSPDGNSLFVSVSVKGDTDIYRVRLGNISHEKIVEGYGIEISPSVSPDGKKMAFVSSRSGSPQVYVRDIGSSNDHRISHAGSYSTSPCWSPMGDRIAFTSMAGGKFSIYTVRPDGSDQQLLVSGDGDCADPSYSPDGRYVVYSFQKKGYSTVKIISADGRWGKTLVSGLSGAGSPAWSPRR
- a CDS encoding citrate (Si)-synthase — encoded protein: MEKASLKEKLFEKIQAHRPRITKLVKEQGKILIDQVTIEQCIGGARDVRTLVTDVSYLDPHEGIRFRGKTIPETFAALPKVPGSEYPYVEGFWYFLMTGDVPTLEQTLAVVEDFKARAKVPQYVFDILRAMPRDTHPMTMFSAGILAMQRESLFVKRYNQGMKKTEYWDPMYEDCTNLMAKLPEIAAYIYRMKYKSDTPIAPDPKLDLGGNFAHMMGFPKPYDDVARMYFILHSDHESGNVSAHTTHLVASALSDAYYSLSAGINGLAGPLHGLANQEVLGWCQGVFQKLGGKLPTDEELKKFLWDTLNSGQVIPGYGHAVLRKTDPRYVSQMEFCLKNLPDYPLFKLVNQIYKIAPDVLREHGKAKNPWPNVDAQSGVIQWYYGLTEYDFYTVLFGVGRALGVLTNITWDRALGYAIERPKSVTTDMLEKWAAEGGRKLS